The Xiphophorus hellerii strain 12219 chromosome 3, Xiphophorus_hellerii-4.1, whole genome shotgun sequence genome segment GTTGCTGCTtgccaaaatgttttcatttatggtttttgtGAACTAGGCAGGGGACCTTGTGTTTATGTGAGCTTGTGAAACAGCATTTTCATGATTATCAGATGTGTGTAGTTTTGGTATCATATCTAACAAAACTGTTCATATCCCttgattattttcacattttttcacatgacAAATCAAACGTTACTCTTTGtattgggatttaatgtgatacaaaaacaaaaactaacatCATTTTGAAagggaattaaaataaattttcaccAAACAAAAACTTGTCTTAAAAACTATATTGAGCCCCTTTTACTCTGGTGGCCTTGAATAAAATCCaatgaaaacaattttcctCACAAATTTCTCAATCAGTTAATTGACCTGGATAATTAAACCTTTATTTGATTATAAACTCAGCCATTGTGAGAAGGTCtaagagatccacagctcagtcATTACAAGAAAACCATCAGTTACAAATCTGACTTTGAGCAAGAGAAGAAAGCCATTGCTAACATCCATAATATGTCCCATTTGCAGTTTATTCTAttagttttttagtttgtttataaATCGCTAATTTGTAACACAAGTCATCTTTGCGTGGACACCATCCCCaccactttaactttttcaaatttcaggttaaaaataaaaacttgagtGCATCGTATTTATATCCTGTGTCACTTAAAAACACAatggaatgaaaaaataatgtatggttctaagtttttatttactgacagaagtctgaaaagtgtgcgTATTAAAATATTCTTAGTAACAATTGTACTGGTAAGGTGTTATTgatatttaactgtttttattatccATAATGACCAGCGTCTACCCATTTGTGAATTACAAATCACACCAGGAGATTTCACGAGCTTGTGATAAAAGTTTTTACACATCAAGTTACTTTATGTTGTAACAGGTAGTTGAACACCATATAACtaactttgtgtatttttaataataaatggcCTTTAAGAAGCTAAGAAGCAACTGTTGTGACTAAAGGTTTGAAAAACCACTAACATCTAACTCTGCTAGCTTCACAACCACTGAGACCGCCCACAAGTGTTAACCTTTTCCGGACGAAGCACGTGCAACAAACTGAGAGCCTGATAACCAGGAAGAAGAAAGCAAAGATGGCCAGATATTTAACTGACCAGAAAATATGTTGTGTCTCGTGTAAATTAAGctactttcttcttttattcgTTTTTCCTGTATTCTTTTCTGTCTGCAAAAGTTTTCCCAACCTAGCCTCTGAGAGAATAATGTGATCTCTTTTACAATCATTAAGTCTCATCTTCctgtgaaaacaaatttattcacttttcttcatttgaaaatgaaacaaaatcaaagtgACGCCATGTTCTGGTCAAAAACTAAATGACACCAACTTTCAAATTTCAggttaaaactaaaaacttcaGTGTGTCATATTAAGATCCTGTGTCACTTAAAACACAATGGAATGAAAATATTATGTACAGttctaagtttttatttattgacaaacatcagaaaagtgtgtgtgttaaaATATTCTTAGTAACAATTGTACTGCTATTCTtgatatttaacttttttttcattaaaatacacCAGTGGAGTGGGCATGTGTGCTGTTTAAGACAAAATATTACTTagcaaaaactttttctttagcAAATGCTTGATTTCTAACCACCATAAAGGTTATGTGTATTTTTAACTCATAAGCCATATGTGCAAAAAGCTTACATGAAGTTCACCACAAGAGGTCAGTGTTGAGCAAGACAGAAATCATGTTTACCGACGATAATCGTAGAAACATCAGGCGGTCAGTCAGAAAAGTTCggcagggatttttttttttaaattgcttcttAATGTTAGTATCTTATGCAACTTTTGAAAATTGTAAAATCCCTCCTGTAGCACTAATGTGCTCATGCTTATGGTGAAAAGTAGTTAATATtttgatcagattttatttataatttcgGTCAACTGGGACACTCCGGGGGAATGAATTGGCAGAGCTGTTGGAGGAACTTTTGCTTTGTGGTTTCGTTTAGGTTTTGTTCCGCTTCCTAAAAGGTTTTACTCCTgtgccttcaaatgattttacatttctaaatttGCTCCTGTCTCCGCTCCACGGACCGACGGTAAGTTTTTACCGAGTTGATTAAAAGGCGACAATAAAGTTAGAATAACATAATTAACTTCAGTAACTGTGTTTTATGGCGTGTAGTTCGCTGCAATGAGAACCTGCAACAGACTCCTTGTTGTAACTCTAATTTTCATCACATCATTTCCAGGTGAGactcttgttttaaaaatctggcgcattttcatttattacattCCTGAATAGTTATGgttcacacttttaaaaaaatctgaagttcCTTGACAGAAATGAAACATCCTAAGTGTTTTTTGAAGGGTTCATCTTTCAGAAAACAGAACATTGTTTTATATTCTGAGAAAGAAAATTGAATTTATCACGTAATAAGAAATAACACCGTAATTGTGAACTTTGAAATGCAAACTCATTCAAATTACTCTCTGTTCGGCTCTTCAGcatgttaacttttttttttctacagatcTTCAGGCAGAAACACTCAAAGCGACTGGATATGTTGGCAAAGAGGTCATTTTGAAATGCCAGTTAGCCCCAGGATCAGAAAACATTACTCAGGTTCAGTGGGAATTTGAGTCCACGATTATCCTTGTTTTCAACACCCAGCATGGAATGAGTGTCAAAGATTCTCAACTAAAGGAAAGATTGAATCTTACAGAACAGTCACTGAAAAttagaaatgtgaaaatcacaGATTCAGGGACTTACACCTGCACTGTAACCACATACCCCAGTGGATCACTTGAAGAAACCATCAAACTTGTTGTTGTTACTGGTAAGTACTGAATCATTAGTTAGATGCCAAACTATTGTAAATAAGCTTAGAGAAACTATTCAACTTCTTGactttgtgtatttaatttttaacatatGATCTGagcactaaaataataattttagcgctctaaataattttgtttgatattttttaggTGAGCCTGCCCCAGAACAAAACCAGCAGACACAGATGTCTGCAGGGATACTTTGTGCGATCATCATCTCTGCTGTGCTGCTTTTAGGGATCCTGACGGCTGCAGCTTACCTTACCTTCGTCAGAAGGTAGGCCTGTTTTTACTGGTACTCATGTTGTGGTGAAATGACTCCGTTTAGTAACctacattttaaaagataaaaagtatTAAACTTAGAAAAGTGGAGAGATTGTCCTACTGCAATTAaatttgtgttcattttgaGCCTTTTGCTGATCTATACAAGGACTGCTAAGAAGTATCAGGGTGCAGTTATTAAGAATGTCTTAAAAGGAATTATCTACCaaataaactggaataaaacCAGTGTGCTCTATGTGAATCGTACAAACTTGAAGTCAAACAATTTCAGAAATCTAATCGTTGCTCTTTACGTTCCCTCTTGTAGACATAAAGCGGCTCGCCGACTTGAAGTCCACATAGGTCAGAGCAAATGATCTCTCATCCCTCTCTTTCTGAACATTCAatgtattttgagtttttttcactTCCTCTAATGAGGCTTTTACGGTTTTTAGACACATCAAGTCGTGTAGCGAGTGTGAACAGACCATCTTATATCTACAAGGACCCAGTGAGCACAGaggtaaattaaaattttattcaaatatctGTGCTTATCTGGTTTTTTATATAATTGTTGTGACTACAGAGAAATGGTTGTGAATAAACACTTTTTCTCACTCTTGTTTTAGGAAGTACTGTATGCTGATGTGAGGCC includes the following:
- the LOC116717147 gene encoding T-cell immunoreceptor with Ig and ITIM domains-like, producing MRTCNILLAVNLIFITSFPDLQAETLKATGYVGKEVILKCQLAPGSENITQVQWEFESTIILVFNTQHGMSVKDSQLKERLNLTEQSLKIRNVKITDSGTYTCTVTTYPSGSLEETIKLVVVTGEPAPEQNQQTQMSAGILCAIIISAVLLLGILTAAAYLTFVRRHKAARRLEVHIDTSSRVASVNRPSYIYKDPVSTEEVLYADVRPKRTRNSGSSLTKIPRASAKAEEVTYAEVKVYHQRPNLETMFSV